Proteins found in one Litorihabitans aurantiacus genomic segment:
- a CDS encoding YlxR family protein — protein MVAGSPTRRPRRRRDLPPQPSPVSDGPSPVAGPVRTCVGCRERDSRSGLVRIVAVAGTTQVVLDRRGDAPGRGAWLHARPSCVDRALTRRAVPRALRLQDADASQIEAALRALVAPGDDRADVHERERDETPMGTR, from the coding sequence GTGGTGGCCGGGTCACCGACCCGACGCCCGCGCCGCCGGCGCGACCTCCCCCCGCAGCCCTCACCCGTCAGCGACGGGCCGAGTCCGGTCGCGGGACCGGTCCGCACGTGCGTGGGGTGCCGGGAGCGGGACTCCAGGTCCGGCCTGGTGCGCATCGTCGCCGTCGCGGGAACCACCCAGGTGGTGCTCGACCGACGGGGGGACGCTCCGGGTCGCGGGGCGTGGCTGCACGCGCGGCCCTCCTGCGTGGACCGGGCGCTCACGCGCCGCGCTGTACCCCGTGCCCTGCGCCTGCAGGACGCGGACGCCTCGCAGATCGAGGCAGCACTGAGGGCGCTGGTCGCCCCCGGTGACGATCGAGCAGATGTTCACGAGCGAGAGCGGGATGAGACGCCGATGGGCACCCGATGA
- the nusA gene encoding transcription termination factor NusA produces the protein MDIDMAALRLIEREREIGLEVLVTAIEQALLTAYEKMPQAQPRARVEIDRATGHVSVLVTETTGEGDDVAEHTYDDTPDGFGRMATATARSVIVQRLRDAEDEQVLGAFRSTQLQLISGVVQQGGRGGVVLVDLGGGVEAALPPHEQVPGEVLAHGERIKAYVTEVARGPRGPQITLSRTHPNFVRRLFEHEVPEVADGSVEIVALAREAGHRSKVAVVSRVPGMGAKGACIGPMGQRVRAVMAELRGEKIDIVDYFTDPARFVGASLSPARVSSVTVVDEAARAARVVVPDYQLSLAIGKEGQNARLAARLTGWRIDIRSDAADAAPDAAPTRTADGARGQG, from the coding sequence ATGGACATCGACATGGCCGCGCTGCGGCTCATCGAGCGCGAGCGCGAGATCGGCCTGGAGGTCCTGGTCACCGCGATCGAGCAGGCGCTCCTGACCGCCTACGAGAAGATGCCGCAGGCGCAGCCGCGCGCCCGCGTCGAGATCGACCGCGCGACCGGCCACGTCAGCGTCCTCGTGACGGAGACGACCGGCGAGGGCGACGACGTCGCCGAGCACACCTACGACGACACCCCGGACGGCTTCGGCCGGATGGCGACGGCGACGGCGCGCAGCGTCATCGTGCAGCGCCTGCGGGACGCCGAGGACGAGCAGGTGCTGGGCGCCTTCAGGAGCACGCAGCTCCAGCTCATCTCGGGCGTCGTGCAGCAGGGCGGGCGCGGCGGCGTCGTCCTGGTCGACCTGGGCGGCGGTGTGGAGGCGGCCCTACCGCCGCACGAGCAGGTGCCGGGTGAGGTGCTGGCGCACGGCGAGCGCATCAAGGCGTACGTGACCGAGGTGGCCCGCGGACCTCGCGGCCCGCAGATCACGCTCTCGCGCACCCACCCGAACTTCGTCCGGCGGCTGTTCGAGCACGAGGTGCCCGAGGTCGCCGACGGCAGCGTCGAGATCGTCGCGCTGGCCCGGGAGGCGGGGCACCGCAGCAAGGTCGCGGTCGTCTCCCGCGTCCCGGGCATGGGCGCGAAGGGCGCGTGCATCGGGCCGATGGGTCAGCGCGTCCGCGCCGTGATGGCGGAGCTGCGCGGCGAGAAGATCGACATCGTCGACTACTTCACCGACCCCGCCCGGTTCGTCGGTGCGTCGTTGTCACCCGCTCGCGTGAGCAGCGTCACCGTCGTCGACGAGGCCGCCCGCGCGGCCCGCGTCGTCGTCCCGGACTACCAGCTGTCGCTCGCGATCGGCAAGGAGGGCCAGAACGCCCGTCTCGCCGCACGCCTGACGGGGTGGCGGATCGACATCCGCTCCGACGCCGCCGACGCCGCGCCCGACGCCGCGCCGACCCGCACGGCGGACGGCGCGCGCGGTCAGGGGTAG
- the rimP gene encoding ribosome maturation factor RimP: MASDEVDRLLRSVVEPIAAAHELAVEGVRIRVRGRLRTVVVVLDLADGPGALGSDLLADVTREVSDALDAVDVPGDAYTLEVSTPGVTRPLTTPRHFRRAQRRLLRVELTDGTALTGRVTSADDDGVTLTAVAPVGAPTGARSGGRGAAPETRTLTYPQIASAVVEVELRRVQED, from the coding sequence ATGGCGAGCGACGAGGTGGACCGGCTGCTGCGGTCGGTGGTCGAACCGATCGCCGCCGCCCACGAGCTGGCGGTCGAGGGCGTGCGCATACGCGTGCGCGGGCGGCTGCGCACCGTCGTGGTGGTGCTCGACCTGGCGGACGGACCGGGCGCTCTCGGTTCCGACCTGCTGGCCGACGTCACCCGCGAGGTCTCCGACGCGCTCGACGCCGTCGACGTCCCCGGTGACGCCTACACCCTCGAGGTCAGCACCCCCGGTGTGACGCGACCGCTCACGACCCCCCGCCACTTCCGGCGCGCGCAGCGCCGCCTGCTCCGCGTCGAGCTGACCGACGGCACCGCCCTGACGGGGCGCGTCACGTCGGCCGACGACGACGGCGTGACCCTCACCGCCGTCGCACCGGTCGGCGCCCCCACGGGCGCACGCTCGGGCGGACGCGGCGCGGCCCCCGAGACACGCACCCTCACCTACCCGCAGATCGCCTCGGCCGTCGTCGAGGTCGAGCTGCGCCGAGTCCAGGAGGACTGA
- a CDS encoding proline--tRNA ligase → MLMRMSTLFLRTLRDDPVDAEVDSHKLLVRAGYIRRAAPGIYTWLPLGLKVLAKVEQVVREEMAAAGAQEIHFPALLPREPYEATNRWTEYGPNLFRLHDRRGNDYLLAPTHEEMFTLVVKDLYSSYKDLPLALFQIQTKYRDEARPRAGLLRGREFIMKDAYTFDIDADSHAASYQAQRDAYERIFTRLGLPYVIVAATSGAMGGSRSEEFLSPSPIGEDTYVRSAGGYAANVEAVTTPAPPAVPYDDAPAAHVEDTPDTPTIASLVDVANERFPREGGAWTAADTLKNVVVALTHPGGEREVVVIGVPGDRDVDMKRLEAAVAPADVEAAGEADFAAHPELVKGYIGPGALGPNAGGERELDGSGRVLRGAVRYLVDPRVVAGTRWITGADAAGRHVFELTAERDFAWDGTIEAAQVRSGDDAPDGSGPLELARGIEMGHVFDLGTKYSQALGLSVLDSNGKARAVHMGSYGVGVSRAVAALAENYHDERGLTWPVAVAPAHVHVVATGKDEAVFAAAEEIARGAQERGLEVLIDDRRKVSPGVKFADAELLGVPVVVVVGRGLADGTVEVRRRASGVTDEVEVGAAVDHLTEVVASLR, encoded by the coding sequence GTGCTGATGCGGATGTCCACCCTGTTCCTGCGCACCCTGCGCGACGACCCGGTCGACGCCGAGGTCGACTCCCACAAGCTGCTCGTGCGCGCGGGCTACATCCGCCGCGCGGCGCCCGGGATCTACACGTGGCTGCCGCTGGGCCTGAAGGTGCTCGCGAAGGTCGAGCAGGTCGTGCGCGAGGAGATGGCCGCCGCGGGCGCCCAGGAGATCCACTTCCCGGCGCTGCTGCCGCGCGAGCCGTACGAGGCCACGAACCGCTGGACGGAGTACGGCCCGAACCTGTTCCGGCTGCACGACCGCCGCGGCAACGACTACCTGCTCGCGCCCACGCACGAGGAGATGTTCACCCTCGTGGTCAAGGACCTGTACTCCTCGTACAAGGACCTGCCGCTCGCGCTCTTCCAGATCCAGACGAAGTACCGCGACGAGGCGCGCCCGCGGGCGGGTCTGCTGCGCGGGCGCGAGTTCATCATGAAGGACGCCTACACGTTCGACATCGACGCCGACAGCCACGCCGCGTCCTACCAGGCGCAGCGCGACGCGTACGAGCGCATCTTCACGCGGCTGGGGCTGCCCTACGTGATCGTGGCCGCGACGTCGGGCGCGATGGGTGGCTCGCGCAGCGAAGAGTTCCTCTCGCCCTCGCCCATTGGCGAGGACACCTACGTGCGCTCCGCCGGCGGGTACGCCGCGAACGTCGAGGCCGTCACGACGCCGGCGCCGCCCGCGGTGCCCTACGACGACGCGCCCGCCGCGCACGTCGAGGACACGCCCGACACCCCCACCATCGCCTCGCTGGTGGACGTCGCCAACGAGCGCTTCCCGCGGGAGGGCGGCGCCTGGACCGCGGCCGACACGCTGAAGAACGTCGTCGTGGCCCTGACGCACCCGGGCGGCGAGCGCGAGGTCGTCGTGATCGGCGTGCCGGGGGACCGCGACGTCGACATGAAGCGGCTCGAGGCGGCCGTCGCGCCCGCCGACGTCGAGGCGGCCGGCGAGGCCGACTTCGCCGCGCACCCCGAGCTCGTCAAGGGGTACATCGGTCCCGGGGCGCTCGGTCCGAACGCCGGCGGTGAGCGCGAGCTGGACGGGAGCGGTCGCGTCCTGCGCGGCGCGGTGCGCTACCTCGTCGACCCCCGCGTGGTGGCCGGCACGCGCTGGATCACCGGCGCGGACGCCGCCGGCCGGCACGTGTTCGAGCTGACCGCCGAGCGGGACTTCGCCTGGGACGGGACGATCGAGGCCGCCCAGGTGCGCAGCGGCGACGACGCCCCCGACGGCTCCGGCCCGCTCGAGCTCGCCCGCGGCATCGAGATGGGACACGTCTTCGACCTGGGGACGAAGTACTCCCAGGCGCTGGGTCTGAGCGTGCTCGACAGCAACGGCAAGGCACGCGCGGTGCACATGGGCTCCTACGGCGTCGGGGTCTCCCGTGCCGTCGCGGCGCTGGCCGAGAACTACCACGACGAGCGCGGCCTGACGTGGCCCGTCGCCGTCGCGCCCGCGCACGTGCACGTCGTGGCCACGGGCAAGGACGAGGCGGTCTTCGCCGCGGCCGAGGAGATCGCGCGCGGCGCGCAGGAGCGCGGGCTCGAGGTGCTGATCGACGACCGGCGCAAGGTCTCGCCCGGCGTGAAGTTCGCCGATGCCGAGCTCCTGGGCGTGCCCGTGGTCGTCGTCGTCGGGCGCGGCCTGGCCGACGGGACGGTGGAGGTGCGTCGCCGCGCGAGCGGGGTCACGGACGAGGTCGAGGTGGGCGCCGCGGTGGACCACCTGACCGAGGTGGTCGCCTCCCTGCGCTGA
- a CDS encoding DUF4081 domain-containing GNAT family N-acetyltransferase, producing MGWRPRAGGQEPSARPLRTADLEQALALCAVDPVASVLAAVRLTDTAARMQFGAGGWGVFEGREMCALAWVGANVVPVSPTGRGLAALARSIAVHQRSFSSLVGDAPAVHTVWSHLAQAWPPPRQVRADQPSLTLTTDPAVAGDDAVRPALAAELDLVLPASVAMFTEEYGYSPLGSSGAYAARVRQLIAGGRTFVRVGRGPDGPRVEFKAEIGASALGVAQIQGVWTHPDLRGRGIGAAGTAAVARHAFALGARTVSLYVNDYNTGARAMYRRVGFDQVGSYATVVL from the coding sequence GTGGGCTGGCGTCCCCGCGCGGGAGGGCAGGAGCCGAGCGCGCGTCCGCTGCGGACGGCCGACCTCGAGCAGGCGCTCGCGCTGTGCGCCGTCGACCCCGTCGCGTCCGTCCTGGCGGCGGTGCGGCTGACCGACACCGCCGCCAGGATGCAGTTCGGCGCCGGTGGCTGGGGCGTCTTCGAGGGCCGTGAGATGTGCGCGCTCGCGTGGGTCGGGGCGAACGTCGTGCCCGTCAGCCCCACGGGGCGCGGCCTGGCCGCGCTCGCCCGCTCGATCGCCGTCCACCAGCGATCCTTCTCCTCGCTCGTGGGCGACGCACCCGCCGTGCACACCGTGTGGAGCCACCTCGCCCAGGCCTGGCCGCCACCGCGGCAGGTGCGCGCCGACCAGCCCTCGCTCACCCTGACCACCGACCCCGCCGTCGCAGGCGACGACGCGGTGCGGCCCGCGCTGGCGGCCGAGCTCGACCTCGTGCTGCCCGCGAGCGTGGCGATGTTCACCGAGGAGTACGGCTACTCGCCGCTGGGCAGCTCGGGCGCCTACGCCGCCCGCGTGCGGCAGCTCATCGCGGGCGGGCGCACGTTCGTGCGCGTGGGGCGCGGACCCGACGGGCCCCGCGTGGAGTTCAAGGCCGAGATCGGGGCGTCCGCGCTCGGCGTCGCGCAGATCCAGGGGGTGTGGACGCACCCGGACCTGCGCGGACGGGGGATCGGCGCGGCCGGGACCGCCGCCGTCGCCCGCCACGCCTTCGCGCTGGGCGCCCGCACCGTCTCGCTCTACGTCAACGACTACAACACCGGTGCCCGCGCGATGTACCGCCGCGTCGGGTTCGACCAGGTGGGCTCGTACGCGACCGTCGTGCTCTGA
- a CDS encoding DivIVA domain-containing protein — translation MTELFPRVSMTARGYDIGQVDAFFERARRDYEGSVAPDGETAPDDAVAREGAEQLEPLEAATVRTAAFDLVRHGYSPVAVDAALDRLEAAFVAADRADFIAENGQGAWMTGVVERATTLYERLTRPPGERFAPPQRGRGYDAAQVDVLLDALVAYFDEGTPIQAAQVRSTTFASAPRARAYAEGPVDAYLGRVVDVLLAVE, via the coding sequence GTGACCGAGCTGTTCCCCCGGGTGTCGATGACGGCGCGCGGCTACGACATCGGGCAGGTCGACGCGTTCTTCGAGCGCGCGCGCCGGGACTACGAGGGCAGCGTCGCGCCCGACGGCGAGACCGCGCCCGACGACGCCGTCGCCCGTGAGGGCGCCGAGCAGCTCGAGCCGCTCGAGGCCGCCACGGTGCGGACCGCCGCCTTCGACCTCGTGCGGCACGGCTACTCGCCCGTCGCCGTCGACGCCGCGCTCGACCGCCTCGAGGCCGCGTTCGTCGCGGCCGACCGCGCCGACTTCATCGCCGAGAACGGCCAGGGTGCGTGGATGACCGGTGTTGTCGAGCGCGCAACCACGCTGTACGAGCGCCTGACCCGCCCACCGGGGGAGCGGTTCGCCCCGCCGCAGCGCGGTCGCGGGTACGACGCCGCTCAGGTCGACGTGCTCCTCGACGCACTCGTGGCCTACTTCGACGAGGGCACCCCCATCCAGGCCGCCCAGGTCCGCTCCACCACGTTCGCCTCGGCGCCCCGCGCCCGCGCCTACGCCGAGGGTCCCGTCGACGCGTACCTCGGCAGGGTCGTCGACGTCCTCCTCGCCGTCGAGTAG
- the rlmN gene encoding 23S rRNA (adenine(2503)-C(2))-methyltransferase RlmN codes for MAERKKAVAGLGIPGFRADQLSRHYFGHLTRDAAAMSDLPAAAREEMVAALLPELITPVHELKADGGDTVKTLWSMHDGAKVESVLMRYRDRTTLCVSSQAGCGMACPFCATGQLGLTRNLSVAEIVEQVRLAALASRDGALGHGSTRLSNVVFMGMGEPLANYKAVVGAVRRMVDPAPAGLGLSARNVTVSTVGLVPAMRKLADEKLPVTLALSLHAPDDELRDELIPINSRWKVGEALDAARHYFDVTGRRVSIEYALIRDMNDHGWRATLLADELVKRGRGWVHVNPIPLNPTPGSKWTASDPAVEREFVDRLRHAGIPTTVRDTRGSDIDGACGQLAAGAEDQPGRVPAGASAGGGQQEAE; via the coding sequence GTGGCCGAGCGCAAAAAGGCGGTCGCGGGTCTGGGCATCCCGGGGTTCCGCGCCGACCAGCTCTCGCGGCACTACTTCGGGCACCTGACGCGGGACGCGGCGGCCATGTCCGACCTGCCCGCGGCGGCGCGCGAGGAGATGGTCGCGGCGCTGCTGCCCGAGCTCATCACGCCCGTGCACGAGCTGAAGGCCGACGGCGGCGACACCGTCAAGACCCTGTGGTCCATGCACGACGGAGCCAAGGTCGAGTCGGTGCTGATGCGCTACCGCGACCGCACCACCCTGTGCGTCTCGAGCCAGGCCGGGTGCGGCATGGCCTGCCCGTTCTGCGCCACCGGTCAGCTCGGCCTGACACGCAACCTGTCCGTCGCCGAGATCGTCGAGCAGGTCCGGCTCGCCGCCCTCGCGAGCCGCGACGGCGCGCTCGGTCACGGGTCCACGCGCCTGAGCAACGTCGTCTTCATGGGGATGGGCGAGCCGCTCGCGAACTACAAGGCCGTCGTGGGCGCGGTGCGCCGCATGGTCGACCCCGCACCCGCCGGTCTCGGGCTCTCGGCCCGCAACGTCACGGTCTCCACCGTCGGCCTCGTCCCCGCGATGCGCAAGCTCGCCGACGAGAAGCTCCCCGTCACCCTCGCGCTGTCGCTGCACGCGCCCGACGACGAGCTGCGCGACGAGCTCATCCCGATCAACTCGCGCTGGAAGGTCGGCGAGGCGCTGGACGCGGCCCGCCACTACTTCGACGTCACCGGTCGCCGGGTCAGCATCGAGTACGCGCTCATCCGCGACATGAACGACCACGGCTGGCGGGCGACGCTCCTGGCGGACGAGCTCGTCAAGCGCGGGCGCGGCTGGGTCCACGTCAACCCCATCCCGCTGAACCCGACGCCGGGTTCGAAGTGGACGGCGAGCGACCCCGCGGTCGAGCGGGAGTTCGTCGACCGCCTGCGGCACGCGGGCATCCCCACCACGGTCCGCGACACGCGCGGCAGCGACATCGACGGCGCGTGCGGCCAGCTGGCCGCGGGTGCCGAGGACCAGCCCGGACGCGTGCCCGCGGGGGCGAGCGCCGGCGGCGGCCAGCAGGAGGCGGAGTGA
- a CDS encoding phosphatidate cytidylyltransferase, whose product MATPGDDGAPSDPPLTRRELRARREAAERAAAERDGGAGVPQDASDGAGPSGTTAPGTSTPRPAAPASAAPPVTPVIEAAPAIPPAPASLVAELERPRADEAPANEQRESGASGAGAAPSEVDLTAPLAPEPTPADVLTADVGRTSRAGRNVPVAAGVGVALVLALVASLFWRKEAFGILAFAAVLGALVELRAALARQQIILPVLPIAVGAVGMFVSAYLAGTEALLVAFVLTAGGVVVWCALDGGGLRVLRNATAAIFVAAYVPFLASFLALALAADDGEWRVLAVVVLVVAGDTGGWAAGVLIGRHPLAPTISPKKSWEGLGGSVVLAVAIGTVGLPLVLDVTWWQGALVGLLAVIAGLVGDLGESLIKRDLGMKDMGDSIPGHGGILDRVDALLVAAPVVVTALAVAAPIA is encoded by the coding sequence ATGGCGACCCCAGGTGACGACGGCGCCCCGAGCGACCCGCCCCTGACGCGCCGCGAGCTGCGCGCCCGTCGCGAGGCGGCCGAGCGGGCCGCGGCGGAGCGCGACGGCGGCGCCGGCGTCCCGCAGGACGCGTCCGACGGCGCAGGTCCCTCGGGTACGACGGCGCCGGGAACTTCGACGCCTCGGCCGGCGGCTCCCGCGTCGGCGGCGCCCCCGGTGACACCGGTGATCGAGGCGGCCCCCGCGATCCCGCCGGCCCCCGCCTCGCTGGTCGCGGAGCTCGAGCGGCCGCGCGCGGACGAGGCTCCCGCGAACGAGCAGCGCGAGTCCGGCGCGTCCGGTGCTGGGGCGGCCCCGTCCGAGGTCGACCTCACCGCGCCGCTCGCGCCCGAGCCCACCCCGGCCGACGTGCTGACGGCGGACGTCGGCCGCACGAGCCGGGCGGGCCGCAACGTCCCCGTGGCGGCGGGCGTCGGCGTCGCGCTCGTGCTCGCGCTGGTCGCGAGCCTGTTCTGGCGCAAGGAGGCGTTCGGCATCCTCGCGTTCGCCGCGGTCCTGGGCGCGCTCGTCGAGCTGCGCGCGGCCCTCGCCCGGCAGCAGATCATCCTGCCCGTGCTCCCGATCGCCGTCGGCGCCGTGGGCATGTTCGTCTCGGCCTACCTCGCGGGCACCGAGGCGCTGCTGGTCGCGTTCGTGCTGACGGCCGGCGGCGTCGTGGTCTGGTGCGCGCTCGACGGCGGCGGCCTGCGGGTGCTGCGCAACGCCACCGCCGCCATCTTCGTGGCCGCCTACGTCCCGTTCCTCGCCTCGTTCCTGGCGCTGGCCCTGGCGGCGGACGACGGCGAGTGGCGCGTCCTCGCCGTCGTGGTCCTGGTGGTGGCGGGCGACACCGGGGGCTGGGCCGCCGGCGTCCTCATCGGCCGGCACCCCCTCGCGCCGACGATCAGCCCGAAGAAGTCGTGGGAGGGCCTGGGTGGGTCCGTCGTCCTCGCCGTCGCCATCGGGACGGTGGGACTCCCGCTCGTGCTCGACGTCACGTGGTGGCAGGGTGCCCTGGTCGGGCTGCTCGCCGTGATCGCGGGTCTCGTGGGGGACCTGGGGGAGTCGCTCATCAAGCGGGACCTGGGGATGAAGGACATGGGCGACTCGATCCCGGGCCACGGGGGCATCCTCGACAGGGTCGACGCGCTGCTGGTGGCGGCTCCCGTCGTCGTCACCGCGCTCGCCGTGGCGGCACCGATCGCATGA
- the frr gene encoding ribosome recycling factor, giving the protein MIDDVLLEAEDKMDKAVEVARDELGAIRTGRANASLFTKILVDYYGAPTPLQQLAGVTIPEARVVLISPYDRAATNDIIKALRESDLGVNPTDDGNVIRISLPQLTQERRRDYVKLAKTKGEDARVSVRAIRRKAKDELDRLVKDGEVGEDEGARAEKELEGVTKSHVEAVDELLANKERELLEV; this is encoded by the coding sequence GTGATCGACGACGTTCTGCTCGAGGCCGAGGACAAGATGGACAAGGCCGTGGAGGTGGCGCGCGACGAGCTCGGCGCGATCCGCACCGGCCGCGCCAACGCAAGCCTGTTCACCAAGATCCTCGTGGACTACTACGGCGCCCCCACCCCGCTGCAGCAGCTGGCCGGGGTGACGATCCCCGAGGCCCGCGTCGTGCTGATCTCCCCGTACGACCGCGCCGCCACGAACGACATCATCAAGGCCCTGCGCGAGTCCGACCTCGGGGTCAACCCGACCGACGACGGCAACGTCATCCGCATCTCGCTCCCGCAGCTCACGCAGGAGCGCCGCCGCGACTACGTCAAGCTCGCCAAGACCAAGGGTGAGGACGCCCGCGTCTCGGTCCGTGCCATCCGCCGCAAGGCCAAGGACGAGCTGGACCGGCTCGTGAAGGACGGCGAGGTCGGCGAGGACGAGGGCGCCCGCGCCGAGAAGGAGCTCGAGGGCGTCACGAAGTCGCACGTCGAGGCGGTCGACGAGCTGCTCGCCAACAAGGAGCGCGAGCTCCTCGAGGTCTGA
- the pyrH gene encoding UMP kinase produces the protein MSTTPETAPTRRVLLKLSGEVFGGGTIGLDPDVVAAVAGEIAVAVADGVQVAIVVGGGNFFRGAELSQRGIDRSRADYMGMLGTVMNCLALQDFLEKAGVSTRVQTAIAMGQVAEPYIPLRAIRHLEKGRAVVFGAGAGMPFFSTDTVAIQRALETHCDEVLVGKNGVDGVYTADPRTNPDARRLELLTFDDAIQQDLKVVDATAFSLSRDNALPMRVFGMGEPGNVTRALRGERIGTLVTA, from the coding sequence ATGAGCACCACGCCGGAGACCGCCCCCACCCGTCGCGTCCTGCTGAAGCTCTCGGGCGAGGTGTTCGGCGGCGGCACCATCGGGCTGGACCCCGACGTCGTGGCCGCCGTCGCCGGTGAGATCGCGGTCGCGGTCGCCGACGGCGTGCAGGTCGCCATCGTGGTCGGCGGCGGCAACTTCTTCCGCGGCGCCGAGCTCTCCCAGCGGGGCATCGACCGCTCGCGCGCCGACTACATGGGCATGCTCGGCACCGTGATGAACTGCCTCGCGCTCCAGGACTTCCTGGAGAAGGCCGGCGTGAGCACCCGCGTCCAGACCGCCATCGCGATGGGCCAGGTCGCCGAGCCGTACATCCCGCTGCGCGCCATCCGCCACCTCGAGAAGGGCCGTGCGGTCGTGTTCGGCGCGGGCGCCGGGATGCCGTTCTTCTCCACCGACACCGTCGCGATCCAGCGCGCCCTCGAGACGCACTGCGACGAGGTCCTCGTGGGCAAGAACGGGGTCGACGGCGTCTACACCGCCGACCCGCGCACCAACCCCGATGCGCGCCGCCTCGAGCTGCTGACGTTCGACGACGCCATCCAGCAGGACCTCAAGGTGGTCGACGCGACCGCCTTCAGCCTCAGCCGCGACAACGCCCTGCCCATGCGCGTGTTCGGCATGGGCGAGCCCGGCAACGTCACCCGGGCCCTCCGAGGTGAGAGGATCGGGACGCTGGTCACCGCCTGA
- the tsf gene encoding translation elongation factor Ts: protein MANYTAADIKALRERSGAGMLDVKKALDEAGGDVDKAMEIIRVKGLKGVAKREGRSASEGLVTAAVVDAPDADGQIGVLVEINAETDFVAKNAVFTELAEKVLGAAVASGAADADALAAAFIGERSVQDVVDETAATLGEKIVVRRVARVTGENVAVYLHRTAKDLPPQVGVLVAGDAAASQVATDVAMHVAAYSPTYLTREEVPADLVADERRIAEETSRNEGKPEAAITKIVEGRLNGFFKDQVLLEQAYARDPKKSVGTVVTEAGGTLTGFVRYRVGA from the coding sequence ATGGCGAACTACACCGCTGCTGACATCAAGGCGCTGCGCGAGCGCTCCGGCGCCGGCATGCTGGACGTCAAGAAGGCGCTCGACGAGGCCGGCGGCGACGTCGACAAGGCGATGGAGATCATCCGCGTCAAGGGCCTCAAGGGCGTTGCCAAGCGTGAGGGCCGCAGCGCGTCGGAGGGTCTCGTGACCGCCGCCGTCGTCGACGCCCCCGACGCCGACGGCCAGATCGGCGTGCTCGTCGAGATCAACGCCGAGACGGACTTCGTCGCGAAGAACGCGGTCTTCACCGAGCTGGCCGAGAAGGTCCTCGGGGCTGCCGTGGCCTCCGGCGCGGCCGACGCCGACGCCCTCGCGGCCGCCTTCATCGGCGAGCGCTCCGTCCAGGACGTCGTCGACGAGACGGCGGCGACGCTCGGCGAGAAGATCGTCGTGCGTCGCGTCGCCCGCGTCACGGGCGAGAACGTGGCCGTCTACCTCCACCGCACCGCCAAGGACCTGCCCCCGCAGGTCGGCGTGCTGGTGGCCGGTGACGCCGCGGCGTCGCAGGTCGCGACCGACGTCGCCATGCACGTCGCCGCGTACTCCCCGACGTATCTGACGCGCGAGGAGGTCCCCGCGGACCTCGTCGCCGACGAGCGTCGCATCGCCGAGGAGACCTCGCGCAACGAGGGCAAGCCCGAGGCCGCGATCACCAAGATCGTCGAGGGTCGTCTCAACGGCTTCTTCAAGGACCAGGTCCTGCTCGAGCAGGCCTACGCGCGCGACCCGAAGAAGTCGGTCGGCACGGTCGTGACCGAGGCCGGTGGCACGCTCACCGGCTTCGTCCGCTACCGCGTCGGCGCCTGA